The following are encoded in a window of Sphaerisporangium siamense genomic DNA:
- a CDS encoding phage baseplate assembly protein V, which produces MPRDNRYLGKYRGTVVNNADPLRQGRIQVRVPDVLGEATSSWAMPCLPVAGPQMGLYTVPLVGAGVWVEFEQGDVSFPIWVGCWYGAGAEVPSEALAGDPGRPNILVQTGGRQTLLMSDLPGGPGITLRASSGASIVINDAGIVLSNGKGASVSLAGQTVTVNDGAFTIT; this is translated from the coding sequence ATGCCCCGCGACAACCGGTACCTCGGCAAGTACCGGGGGACCGTCGTCAACAACGCGGACCCCCTGCGGCAGGGCCGCATCCAGGTCCGCGTCCCCGACGTGCTCGGCGAGGCCACGTCCTCGTGGGCGATGCCGTGCCTGCCGGTCGCCGGGCCGCAGATGGGCCTCTACACGGTGCCTCTGGTCGGGGCGGGGGTGTGGGTGGAGTTCGAGCAGGGGGACGTGAGCTTCCCCATCTGGGTCGGCTGCTGGTACGGCGCGGGGGCCGAGGTCCCGTCCGAGGCGCTCGCCGGTGACCCGGGCCGTCCGAACATCCTCGTCCAGACCGGCGGCCGGCAGACGCTGCTCATGTCCGACCTGCCGGGCGGGCCGGGCATCACGCTGCGCGCCTCGTCCGGCGCGTCCATCGTGATCAACGACGCGGGGATCGTGCTCAGCAACGGCAAGGGCGCGTCGGTCTCGCTCGCCGGACAGACCGTGACCGTCAACGACGGCGCTTTCACGATCACCTGA
- a CDS encoding GPW/gp25 family protein — MSLLNIAFPFHTDGHGHTAAAGYDDHVRDMILQVLFTSPGERVMRPGFGCGLLDLAFEPNSPELAATLQLSVRAALQRWLGDVIDIDALEIVAEDEVLRVHLAYVVTATGTRRADVFEVGVP, encoded by the coding sequence ATGAGCCTGCTGAACATCGCCTTTCCTTTCCACACCGACGGACACGGCCACACCGCGGCGGCCGGGTACGACGACCACGTCCGCGACATGATCCTCCAGGTGCTGTTCACCAGTCCGGGGGAGCGCGTGATGCGTCCCGGTTTCGGCTGCGGCCTGCTGGACCTGGCGTTCGAGCCGAACAGCCCCGAACTCGCCGCGACCCTGCAGCTCTCGGTGCGGGCCGCGCTGCAGCGGTGGCTCGGCGACGTCATCGACATCGACGCGCTGGAGATCGTCGCCGAGGACGAGGTCTTACGCGTGCACCTGGCGTACGTCGTCACGGCCACCGGCACCCGGCGTGCCGACGTCTTCGAAGTGGGGGTGCCATGA
- a CDS encoding LysM domain-containing protein — translation MTYPPQALAHDPARTPYPRTSRYFGIAPAVHTDASGQAIPYLPPRPAPRPDAFVTVQAHEVRVGDRADILAGRHLGDPEQWWQLADANPVLDPRDLTATPGRRVRITLPAGVPGS, via the coding sequence ATGACATATCCCCCGCAGGCACTGGCGCACGACCCGGCACGCACGCCGTACCCGCGCACGAGCCGGTACTTCGGCATCGCCCCGGCCGTCCACACCGACGCCTCGGGCCAGGCGATCCCCTACCTTCCGCCCCGGCCGGCGCCGCGGCCGGACGCCTTCGTCACCGTCCAGGCGCACGAGGTGCGCGTCGGCGACCGCGCCGACATCCTCGCCGGCCGCCATCTTGGCGACCCCGAGCAGTGGTGGCAGCTCGCCGACGCCAACCCCGTGCTCGACCCCCGCGACCTGACCGCCACCCCGGGCCGCCGCGTCCGGATCACCCTGCCCGCCGGCGTCCCGGGGAGCTGA